CGGGCCAGCAGTTCGTAGTCGCGTGGCGGCACGCTCAGGGAGAGGTCTTGTTCGGAGCGACTGTAAATCTTCGCGGGGCGGCCGGCGCCGGGCCCGCTGCGACCGGGCGGCCGAGCGTAGTCGGCGCGCAACAGGCCGGCCTCCACCAACTTGTCCAGGTGGTAGGCGACCAGCGTGCGGCTGATGCCGGTGTCTCCCGCGACCTGATCCCGGCCAGCCGGCTTGTCGCGATCGCGTATGTACTCATACAGCCGGCGACGCACCGGATCGTCCAGACTGCCCAAGCTCGCCACCACTCCCGGGTCGAGCGGAGACTCATTACCGGCCATGGCCAAATTCTATAACTAACAATCTTGACAAGAACTTCATTGGGTATACGCTCTAAAAATAATAATGATTAGTGATAGTAGTAAGACTTCGTGATTTGGTGTCGCTGCTATCGACAGAGACGGGAACAGACCATGCTTCACGCATTGACCGCAGGCCGCTTGAGCGCAGACGAACCACCCGACGGATCGCGACCCGATGGGTTACGACACCGGGCGACATGGAAGCGGTTGGCAGCGGTGCTGGCACTGGCGTCAGCGCTCGCGATGGGCGTGGCAATGATGGCCGCGCCGCAATCCGCTCACGCGACATCCGCCATCGACGGGCAATGGACAGTCGTGCATGGCGGGACCGGGCAAGTGTCCCTCAACGCTGACGGCACCTACACCTCCACCTGTCAGGTCAACCCCGACTATGCAGACGCCTGGTGCCCGGCGCCCTCTGGCACCTTCCAATACAGCACCATGAGTACCGCGTCGGTCACCTTCACCGGTGCCGATGGCAGCACGACCTCGTACCGGGTCTCCGGTCTGGTCTCCAGCCCCGACACAATCACCTCGGTGTTCGGCAGCCGCACATACTCGCCACTGGTGATGAAGAAGGGCAACAACTTCGTCTGCACCGATTGGAGTGGCACCGGCACATCGTTCACCCAATGGGGCATCAGCCCGGAGGTCCAGTATGACGCGGCTAGCAGCCTTCTCTATGCGACCGGCTCACACGACCTGATCGGCCCGAATACGATAGACACCCAGGTGAACCTTGCCGAGACCGCACCGGACTACTTCCAAACTGGTTCGTGCGCAGGAGGAACGTACACGCTGACTCTCGCATCCTTCATCCACGTCGACAGTTTCAGCGATGCCACGGTCGGTTCTTCAACGCCGGGAACGTGGACACCACAGGCTACCGTCGCGATCAAGGATCTGGCGGGCGTCCCGGTTTCGGGCGCAACGGTTGGGGCATACTCCGCTGCCGTGTCGATGACGAGTTGCATCACGTCGGCGGACGGAACATGCACCTTGAGCGGCGCTACCCTCGCGGATACCGTCACGAGTGTAGACCTCAGGATCATCTCCACCGGCGTTGTCAAGGCCGGAACGCAATTCATGCAGTACCCCGCGCCGTCTAGCCTGCTGTACCTCACGATCAACCAACCGACCGGCTCGACACCGCCACCCGCATCTGCGGTCGATCACATCGGGGACCTGGACAACGCCACCACAGCTGTCTCGTCCAAGAATCAATGGCGGCCGCAAGTGACTGCCACCGTGCTGGATGCGGCCGGAGTGGCCGTGTCAGGCGCAACCGTGAGCGGAACATTCACCAACTACAAGGGAACCGTGACCTGCGTCACGGCCGCCGACGGCACCTGCACACTGGGGAACATCTCTTTCCCAACCCGCACCACATCGACGGTGTTCACCGTCACCAACGTGGTGAAGGCGTCGTCAACATACGCGCCGACGGCGAACACCGATCCGGATGGCGACAGCAATGGAACGACCATTACGGTGAACCGCCCATGACGGGAAACAGCAGACACTGACTGCTGGTACTGACTGCTCGCCCGAAGAGCAGTGCTCAATGACGAGCACAAGAAGACGAGATCTCCCTGAGTTGTGAACTCAGGGAGATCTCGTCATATCCGCCGAACCGAAGACGACCAACCGTCCAGGCAAGAGCTCATCGCCAATGTAGGAGTGCGCTACGCCTTCTTAGGCCCGGCTCCGATCGACCACACGCGTGGTGGCGTCGTGCCGTTGACCGAGTGATCGCCGACAATGCGAGCCTTGAACACCCAGGGGTTGTGGTTGGCCGCCGTGCGCGCATTGCGCCAGTGCCGATCGAAGTTCTTATGCGTGCTCACCCCGGATGCCGCCAGCGCATTGAAGATGTTGGACGTTGCTCTCGTCGCGAGATCGGTCAGCACGACCTGTGCCTTTGCCGATTCGAGTTCCGCGACATCGTTGCGGCGCTCGTCCTCGAGCTCGTCGCCGAGGAATGCACCCTCGTATGCGCCCTGAAGGGCGCGGGCGGCGCGCTCGACAGTGGCTTCCGCCGCATAGGCCTGGGCGGAGACCTCGCCGACCACTTGCAGAATCTGCGGGTCGGCCGCGAACGAATCGGCGTTGCCGTGGGAGAAGATCCGGGTGCGATTGCGCACCTCGGTGGCGATCTCACGCTCGGCTGCTGTAATGCTGCCCGCCAGTACCGCCAGGAGCACGACCTGATAGAACGCCGTCTGATACTTGAATCGCGTGTCGAAATCGATCACATCCTCGGCCTTGACTACCGCATTCACGAACGTGCTGGTTCCCGAACCGGTCGTCTGCTGGCCGAAGCCGTCCCAGTCATCCGCGTGGCTGACGCCGCTCTGGTGGGCGTTGACCACGGCGATAACCTTGGCACCGTTGTCCGTGCGCTGCGCGAACGTGTCGATCCAGTCCGCGAAGATACTGCCCGTCGAGTAGTACTTCGTGCCGTTCACGTAGAACTCGCTGCCATCGCCACCGGGGATCGGGCTCACCTTGGTGATCACATCGCCGATGGCCACTGTGCCCACCTCTGTCCACGAGTTGCCGGCGATCTGCCCGTCGGCGAACCGCCTCAGCCAGACGTCGCGCTGGCCGTCGCGGGCGACCAGCCGGTCTTCGACGAACGCGAAGTGCCCGCGTAGCGCCTGGGGAATGTTCGAGTCGGCTGCCGCCAGTTCGGTCAGCAGCCGAAACAGTTGCGGCAGGCTGGCACCGAAGCCGCCGTACTCGACCGGCACCCGCAGCGCGCCGAACTTGGCGTTCGTGAGTTCAGTGATCTCGTCGTACGGAAGACTGTGGTCTCGTTCTCGAGCGGATGCGCCCTGCGCGATCCGCGCAAAAATCGGCCGGAAAACTTCTGCGATCGTCTCATATTCGACCTCGGTGGTCGGGATGAATGTGGGTGCAATTGACATGGTGCTGGCCTTTCGTGTGGGAGTTCGGTACGGCGGTAGAGGGTGGGGGAGCTGGATAGGGGAGCGCTGGCTGCGCGGAGTCAGGCGGGCAGCGAATCGGCCGAATCCTCGACCGGAACTGGAGCGGGAATTGAAGCAGGAACAGCAGTGGGAACCGCGGCTGAGGTGCGTGGCGCGCGATTCGCCGCCGGGGCAGCGA
The Rathayibacter sp. SW19 DNA segment above includes these coding regions:
- a CDS encoding acyl-CoA dehydrogenase family protein, which translates into the protein MSIAPTFIPTTEVEYETIAEVFRPIFARIAQGASARERDHSLPYDEITELTNAKFGALRVPVEYGGFGASLPQLFRLLTELAAADSNIPQALRGHFAFVEDRLVARDGQRDVWLRRFADGQIAGNSWTEVGTVAIGDVITKVSPIPGGDGSEFYVNGTKYYSTGSIFADWIDTFAQRTDNGAKVIAVVNAHQSGVSHADDWDGFGQQTTGSGTSTFVNAVVKAEDVIDFDTRFKYQTAFYQVVLLAVLAGSITAAEREIATEVRNRTRIFSHGNADSFAADPQILQVVGEVSAQAYAAEATVERAARALQGAYEGAFLGDELEDERRNDVAELESAKAQVVLTDLATRATSNIFNALAASGVSTHKNFDRHWRNARTAANHNPWVFKARIVGDHSVNGTTPPRVWSIGAGPKKA